In one window of Bradysia coprophila strain Holo2 chromosome IV unlocalized genomic scaffold, BU_Bcop_v1 contig_106, whole genome shotgun sequence DNA:
- the LOC119070867 gene encoding mini-chromosome maintenance complex-binding protein, which yields MEMSVNMTPEDFLEKETEFLEILSSEENLKNIPLINHVNIQNLKDNSLVRFRGMVQDMLDPEIYLEKYAVGSGDSVRLQNGRYRDAFVLNTNENVDMDSPQNSHGERRSVFVVTIPGLNDWASEAERESCPIKDISTERVAGSTTLKRPLEDEEPMESEKKSPSEAIGSLSNGSSVKESPSLLSREYLLNSPIADRPSKACIVKMYNDFDNLVLNSVVDVIGFLSVDAVLDGTHHDLNDFDDITEVQAANPPPSLIPRIHAVLIKPISHLNPLLPQTTFDGITGFDDNTCVELFKDIQLLLTQCLLGDVVAAEYLMAHLISTVYVRSELECLGQFSLNLSNIPAPVLPVYTKLLYDIIEMILPASHYFPMTLDNLNLLQFSPKKDYASNKLTSGLLQLAPHTNLVLDETQLQTGKLEASGVKAVSSIAYLINNQRVKCDFQFFDVEVNVNVPVLTLSEGKSMLPTNCHVPLMPQQENIDLIKETFEAAKFFLLPKLDSIRRYLTILRIVKFSMNPDELTMIENDFVEMRREHCATPEDLHSLIVLSRMLALCRGKTSLTGDLWQHAKSLETERRKRIASIPTRNVL from the exons atggaaatgtcCGTCAACATGACACCAGAAGATTTTCTAGAAAAGGAAACGGAATTTCTGGAAATTCTAAGTTCTgaagaaaatctgaaaaacaTTCCGTTAATAAACCATGTCAATATACAGAATCTTAAGGATAACAGTCTGGTACGGTTCCGTGGTATGGTCCAG GATATGCTTGACCcggaaatttatttagaaaaatatgcTGTCGGCAGTGGTGACAGTGTGCGGTTACAGAACGGTCGATATAGAGACGCTTTCGTGTTGAATACCAACGAAAATGTCGACATGGATAGtccacaaaattcacacggGGAGCGACGATCGGTGTTTGTCGTTACAATTCCTGGGCTGAATGATTGGGCATCGGAAGCAGAACGAGAAAGCTGTCCAATTAAAGACATCTCAACTGAACGAGTTGCTGGGTCAACCACATTGAAACGTCCGTTAGAAGATGAAGAGCCTATGGAGTCGGAGAAAAAGAGTCCGTCCGAAGCGATAGGATCTTTATCGAATGGATCATCTGTGAAAGAATCTCCGTCGTTATTATCACGAGAATACCTCCTAAACTCACCGATTGCCGATCGTCCGAGCAAGGCGTGCATTGTCAAG aTGTACAACGACTTTGACAATCTTGTCCTTAATTCAGTAGTCGATGTGATTGGATTTCTGTCAGTTGATGCAGTGCTAGATGGAACGCACCATGACTTAAACGATTTCGATGATATTACGGAAGTTCAGGCAGCCAATCCACCGCCGTCATTGATTCCGCGTATCCATGCCGTGCTGATTAAACCGATTTCGCACTTGAATCCACTATTGCCGCAAACAACGTTCGATGGGATCACTGGCTTCGATGACAACACATGTGTGGAGCTCTTCAAAGATATTCAACTGTTATTGACGCAATGTCTGCTTGGTGACGTCGTTGCCGCCGAGTATTTGATGGCTCATTTGATATCAACCGTTTATGTTCGATCGGAGTTAGAATGTTTGGGACagttttcgttgaatttaagTAACATACCAGCACCGGTACTTCCGGTTTACACGAAACTGTTGTACGACATAATTGAGATGATTTTACCTGCGAGCCACTACTTTCCAATGACGCTTGACAATTTGAATTTGCTGCAATTTTCACCAAA GAAAGATTACGCTTCCAACAAATTAACCAGCGGATTGCTGCAACTTGCGCCTCATACGAATTTAGTGTTAGACGAAACTCAACTTCAGACTGGCAAATTGGAGGCCAGTGGCGTGAAAGCCGTATCGTCCATAGCGTATTTGATTAACAATCAAAGGGTCAAATGTGACTTCCAGTTCTTCGACGTAGAAGTGAACGTTAACGTGCCTGTATTGACGTTGAGCGAAGGAAAAAGTATGCTGCCCACCAACTGTCACGTACCATTGATGCCGCAACAGGAAAACATTGATTTGATCAAGGAAACATTTGAAGCTGCAAAGTTTTTCCTTCTGCCAAAACTGGATTCGATACGACGATACTTGACCATCTTACGAATCGTCAAGTTCAGCATGAATCCCGATGAACTAACG ATGATCGAAAATGATTTCGTCGAGATGCGAAGAGAACATTGTGCTACGCCAGAAGATCTACATTCATTGATTGTGTTATCGAGGATGCTTGCTTTATGTCGTGGAAAGACTAGTCTCACTGGTGACCTGTGGCAACATGCTAAATCGTTAGAGACCGAGCGTAGGAAAAGGATTGCTTCTATTCCGACTCGTAATGTGTTGTAA